The following nucleotide sequence is from Halanaerobiales bacterium.
CATCATATTGAAAGACTTATGGTTCTTGGAAATTTCTTTTTATTAACTGAATTAGATAAGGATCAGGTTTTTAACTGGTTTATGGAAATGGCTTTGATGCTTTCAATTTTAAATAAAATGAATAAAGATAAATTAAATAAACATATAAAAATAGCTGATAAATATTTAGAGGTGATTTGATGAGTGAAAAAGAAATTGTTGAAAAAAGTGATTATCCTGTTACTAAAAAAAAGTTAATAAAAGATTTTAAAAATGGTGGTCTAAAAAAAGGTTCTACAGTTATCGTTCATTCTTCATTAAGTTCTCTGGGTTGGGTTTGTGGGGGACCGGTAACTTTAATTGATGCATTAATGGAAGTGATAACTAAATCAGGTAATATAATAATGCCCACTCATAATGGTAATTATTCTGAACCTAAATATTGGGGTAATCCAGCAGTACCTGAAAGCTGGTGGGATTCAATTAGAAATGAAATGCCCGCCTTTAGACCTGAAGTTACTCCAACCAGGGGAGTGGGAGTAGTACCTGAAAATTTTAGAAAATATCCAAATACTGTTAGAAGTTCTCATCCTATTAATTCTTTTGCTGCCTGGGGTAAAAATGCTGATGAAATTATAGCAAATCATGACCTGAATTCTTCCCTGGGAGAAAAAAGTCCACTCCAAAAAATCTATGATTTAAATGGGAAAATACTTTTGATTGGTGTTGGTCATGAAAGTAATACCTCCCTACATTTAGCAGAATATAAAGCCGATTTTAAAAAAGAGACAAAAGAATATGGAGCTCCAATAATCAAAGATGGAAAAAGAATCTGGGCTAAATATCAAGAAATTGAAGTTGATTCAGATGATTTTCATAAACTGGGAAATGATTATGAAAATAAAAGAGAGTATACTAAATTCAAATTAGCTTATTCTACTGCTAAGCTTTTTTCTCAGGTAGATATTGTTGATTTTGCAGTTGATTGGTTTGAAAAAAATCGTTAATAACTTTAGGAGATGAAAATATGTATAGAAAATTAAAAAAATATTTTAAGGGAGAAAAAAAAGAAGATGGGGCTGGAGTAAAACTTAGAAGGACCTTTGGTTACCATGATACTCCAGAATTTGATCCATTTTTAATGATGGATTTTTTTGATTCTAAAAATCCTAATGATTATATTAAAGGTTTCCCCTGGCATCCTCATCGAGGAATTGAA
It contains:
- a CDS encoding AAC(3) family N-acetyltransferase, producing MSEKEIVEKSDYPVTKKKLIKDFKNGGLKKGSTVIVHSSLSSLGWVCGGPVTLIDALMEVITKSGNIIMPTHNGNYSEPKYWGNPAVPESWWDSIRNEMPAFRPEVTPTRGVGVVPENFRKYPNTVRSSHPINSFAAWGKNADEIIANHDLNSSLGEKSPLQKIYDLNGKILLIGVGHESNTSLHLAEYKADFKKETKEYGAPIIKDGKRIWAKYQEIEVDSDDFHKLGNDYENKREYTKFKLAYSTAKLFSQVDIVDFAVDWFEKNR